The following coding sequences lie in one Rutidosis leptorrhynchoides isolate AG116_Rl617_1_P2 chromosome 6, CSIRO_AGI_Rlap_v1, whole genome shotgun sequence genomic window:
- the LOC139854619 gene encoding uncharacterized mitochondrial protein AtMg00810-like: MKPPQGYKKALPGQVCKLNKSLYGLKQVDDILISGNSEDDIVHIKKALDDKFTIKDLGLARYFLGIELFKTDKGTYLNQRKYILDLLADAGLSASKPTAAPLPQYLKLSLDKGPDISYVVQHLSQFVSAPKDSHMQVATYLLRYLKGTISEGLFYPVQPNLQVAGFSDADWAYCLMTRKSLTGYCVFLSHTLVSWKTKKQITVSRSSTEAEYRSMPTTTCEFVWLAYLLKDLHIPVKVPITLFCDNKAAQQIAANPCFHERTKHLDIDSHFVCDKVQDGFIQTAYIPTHLQLADVMTKALGSLFEHTFNCQSISSSTSTFNTCYLFGIEPLTGTNFSTWRDQMKLTLVVMDLDHALHTDPPAALTDASTSDHKCAYEQWERSNRMYLMIIKNSIFVAIR; encoded by the exons ATGAAACCACCTCAAGGGTATAAAAAGGCATTACCTGGTCAAGTTTGTAAGCTGAACAAATCACTTTATGGGCTAAAGCAG GTTGATGATATTTTGATTAGTGGAAATTCAGAAGATGATATTGTGCATATAAAGAAAGCTTTGGATGATAAATTTACCATCAAAGATCTAGGTTTGGCAAGATACTTTCTTGGTATTGAATTGTTTAAAACAGACAAGGGCACTTACTTAAATCAAAGAAAGTACATTCTGGATCTTTTAGCTGATGCAGGTCTCAGTGCAAGTAAGCCTACTGCAGCTCCATTACCTCAATATTTGAAGCTGTCATTGGATAAAG GGCCAGATATCTCATATGTAGTGCAGCACTTAAGTCAATTTGTTTCTGCACCAAAAGATTCACATATGCAAGTAGCTACTTATTTGTTAAGATATCTCAAAGGCACCATTTCTGAAGGGTTGTTTTATCCTGTCCAACCTAATTTGCAAGTAGCAGGCTTTTCAGATGCTGACTGGGCATATTGTTTAATGACAAGGAAGTCCTTAACTGGATATTGTGTCTTTTTGAGTCATACACTTGTATCATGGAAAACAAAGAAGCAAATTACAGTGAGTAGATCTTCAACGGAAGCTGAATACAGAAGTATGCCAACTACAACTTGTGAATTTGTTTGGTTAGCTTATTTGTTAAAGGATTTGCATATCCCAGTTAAAGTGCCTATAACCCTCTTTTGTGATAACAAAGCAGCTCAACAAATAGCTGCTAATCCATGTTTTCATGAACGAACCAAACATTTAGATATTGATAGCCATTTTGTTTGTgataaagttcaagatggtttcatTCAAACAGCTTACATTCCTACTCATTTGCAACTTGCTGATGTTATGACTAAAGCTTTGGGTT CGTTATTTGAGCATACATTTAATTGTCAATCTATTTCATCATCTACCTCAACTTTCAATACGTGTTACTTATTCGGAATTGAACCCTTGACTGGTACTAACTTCTCAACATGGAGAGATCAGATGAAACTTACTCTCGTAGTTATGGATCTCGATCATGCGCTTCATACTGATCCTCCTGCTGCACTTACTGATGCTAGTACATCAGATCATAAATGTGCTTATGAACAGTGGGAGCGATCTAATCGAATGTATCTCATGATCATTAAGAACTCCATATTCGTTGCTATTCGATGA